The DNA segment GTGCGCACGGGCGAGTGCACGCCGTACGCCAACGTGATCCTTTTCTCGGGCACCCGGGGCGTCTTCCCCGGCTGAGGCCGGAGGTTCCACGCCTCGGGGCCACCCCGGGCCGGAGAGACGACCGGCCCGAGGGATTGGAGGTGATGGAAGCCAGAGGGCATCGCACGGACTGGCATGGGGAGGCTGTCGACTCGAGGCATCGCTCGACCGTATCCGACCACACCATGAGGAGGTCCTGCACGTGAGAAGAGGCTGGATCGTCACCGCCCTGCTGGTGGGCACGCTCCTGGCCTTCGCCGGGACCGCGACCGCCCAGACCGTCGGCATCGCCGTTTCCACCCTGAACAACCCCTTCTTCGTCGACCTGCGCGACGGAGCCCAGGCGGCGGCCCGGGAGGCGGGCGTGCGCCTGCTGGTCTCCGACGCCCAGAACGACCCCAACCGGCAGCTCTCGGACATAGAGAACTTCATCGTCCAAGGCGTGGACGCGATCATCGTCAACCCCACGGACTCGGCCGCCGTGGTGCCGGCCATCCTCCAGGCCAATGAGGCCGGGATCCCTGTCATCACCGTGGACCGGGGCGCGGACGACGGGCGGGTGGTCTCCCACATCGCCTCGGACAACGTGGCGGGCGGCCGCATGGCCGGCGAGCTCATCGTCGAGCGCCTGGGCGGCAAGGGTAACGCGGTGGAGCTGGTGGGCATCCCTGGCACCTCCGCCGCCCGCGACCGGGGTCAGGGCTTCAACGAGGTGATCGGCAAGAACCCCGGCATCCGGGTGGTGGCCCGCCAGGAGGCCGGCTTCGACCGGGCCAAGGGCCTCTCGGTGATGGAGAACATCCTGCAGGCCCAGCCCCGCATCGACGCGGTCTTCGCCCACAACGACGAGATGGCGCTGGGGGCCCTGACGGCCATCGAGGCCGCAGGCCGCCAGAAGGAGATGATCGTGGTCGGCTTCGACGCCACCGCCGACGCGGTGCAGGCCGTGAAGGAAGGCCGCCTGGCCGCCACGGTGGCCCAGCAGCCCGTGCTGATGGGCGAGCTAGCGGTCAAGACCGCGATCGCCCACCTGAAGGGTGAGGCGGTGGACGCGTTCGTTCCCGTGCCGCTGAAGCTCGTGACCCGCTGACGTCGTCGAAGACGGCCGGCCCCACGACGATCCGGTGGTCGTCGTGGGGCCGGCCCGCGTCGCCTGCCCGGCAGGGATCGGCCCGGCCTGGGCGAATGGGAATGGCCATGACCTTCCTTCACCTGGCAGGTTTGATCCTTCTTGCCGCTCTCTGGGGTGCCTCCTTCCTCTTCATCCGGGTGGCCGCGCCACCCTTCGGGCCCGTCGCCCTCATGGCCGCGCGCCTGCTGGTGGCGGCCCTCGCCCTGGGGATTCCGCTGGCCCTGGCGGGCCGGAGGGAGGATCTGCGCGCCGTCGCCCGGACGCCGGGAAGCTTCCTGGCCCTGGGAGCCCTGAACGTGGCCCTGCCCTTCACGCTCATCGCCTTCGCGGAACTGCGGCTGACGGCGTCCATGGCCGCCATCCTGAACGCGACCACGCCGCTCTTCGGGGCGGCCGCGGCCGCCTGGCGCTTGCACGAGCCAATGAGCGCACGGAAGGCGTTCGGCCTCGGGCTGGGCTTTCTGGGGGTGGTGGTGCTGGTGGGCTGGAACCCGCTGCCCCTGACGCCCTGGGTGGTCCTCTCGGTTGCGGCCTCCCTGGGAGCGGCAGTGGCCTACGCGTTCGGCGCCGCCTACGCGAGCTCCCGGACCTTCGAGGGATCGGGCGTCTTCACCCTGGCCACGGGGCAGCTCCTGGGAGGGGCCGTGGTCCTGCTCCCCCTTGCCGGCTTCAGCTTGCCGCCGGCCCCACCCCCCGGCCCGGCAGTGGCCTCGCTGCTGGCCCTGGCCGTTCTCTGCACCTCCCTCGCCTACCTGATCTACTTCCCGCTGCTGAAGCGGGTGGGGCCCACCCGGACCCTCACCGTCACCTTCCTGGTGCCGGTCTTCGGGACGCTGTGGGGTGCCCTCTTCCTGGACGAGGCGGTGGGGGCTGCGACGGTCCTGGGCCTGACGCTCATCCTTCTGAGCATCCTGTTCGTGACGGAGCCCCGGCGCGCCGCCAGCGCCCCGCAGCCCGCCCCATCCGTTTCCGAAGGAGGTCGGCG comes from the Limnochorda pilosa genome and includes:
- the rbsB gene encoding ribose ABC transporter substrate-binding protein RbsB → MLVGTLLAFAGTATAQTVGIAVSTLNNPFFVDLRDGAQAAAREAGVRLLVSDAQNDPNRQLSDIENFIVQGVDAIIVNPTDSAAVVPAILQANEAGIPVITVDRGADDGRVVSHIASDNVAGGRMAGELIVERLGGKGNAVELVGIPGTSAARDRGQGFNEVIGKNPGIRVVARQEAGFDRAKGLSVMENILQAQPRIDAVFAHNDEMALGALTAIEAAGRQKEMIVVGFDATADAVQAVKEGRLAATVAQQPVLMGELAVKTAIAHLKGEAVDAFVPVPLKLVTR
- a CDS encoding DMT family transporter, producing MAMTFLHLAGLILLAALWGASFLFIRVAAPPFGPVALMAARLLVAALALGIPLALAGRREDLRAVARTPGSFLALGALNVALPFTLIAFAELRLTASMAAILNATTPLFGAAAAAWRLHEPMSARKAFGLGLGFLGVVVLVGWNPLPLTPWVVLSVAASLGAAVAYAFGAAYASSRTFEGSGVFTLATGQLLGGAVVLLPLAGFSLPPAPPPGPAVASLLALAVLCTSLAYLIYFPLLKRVGPTRTLTVTFLVPVFGTLWGALFLDEAVGAATVLGLTLILLSILFVTEPRRAASAPQPAPSVSEGGRR